The Rissa tridactyla isolate bRisTri1 chromosome 1, bRisTri1.patW.cur.20221130, whole genome shotgun sequence DNA segment tgaaaacccacaaaatatttaatttttggcTGATCAGAAGCACCTAATGTCACTTTACATGCTACAATGGAAACTCTGAGACAAATACAAAGTTTTGGCATCTGTGTTACCTGTACGTATCCTATAGCATCCGGTATGGTGTTCGCCACTCTTCTAGTTTCTTGCTGCTCATCTCTGAAGACAAGAGCTCGTCCACTTGTTTCTAAttcacctttcctttctgtctgGAATGCTCCTACAGAACTTTGTACTGAAAGGACTGGAGTGCAGCTGGacatggaatttttttctttcgttGGAAGCACACTGAAGACATCCATTGGGCAAAACATCACTCTCTTCTATCCAGACAGACTTGGCTACTATCCTTACAAAAATGAAGTCACAGGAGAGGCGTTCAATGGAGGACTCCCCCAACTCTCACTGCTGGAGAATCATTTGAAAAAAGCCAAAGAAGACATCCAGTTCTATATTCCTTCAGATGAACAGTTTGGATTGGCTGTCATTGACTGGGAAAACTGGAGACCTGTGTGGATAAGGAACTGGGGATCAAAAGACATTTATAGACAGGAATCCATTGAACTGGTTCAGCAGAGAGACCTCAGTCTATCAGAAGCCGAAGCCAGGAATATAGCTAAAATGGAATTTGAAGCTGCAGCAAAATCAATTATGTTGGAATCTTTAAAGCTGGGCATAGAATTGAAGCCAAATCGTTTGTGGGGATACTACCTTTATCCAGACTGTTATAACTATGActacaaacaaaacccacataaTTATACAGGAACCTGTTTAGATattgaaatagaaagaaataatgaGCTTAAATGGTTGTGGGAGGAAAGCACAGCACTTTATCCATCTGTCTATCTAGAGACAGCCTTAAGATCTTCCAGAAATGCCCAACTCTTTGTTCGCAACAGAGTTCAAGAAGCCATTAGAATTTCACATGTCTCTAATTCTACTCATCCTCTTCCAGTTTTTGTATATACACGTCCAGTATTCACAGATGTATATGAGGAATATCTCTCCCAGGTAAGTGGAGCTAGaccttaaatatttcaaatttaagtGGAAAGAAATTACCAGGTGACACTTATTTAGCAAATATGCTAACTCGTATGAGAAAAAAAGTGTGTAGattttgtatgaaaaattaaattaatccatTGAAGAAATACAATCAAACGGAACGCTGAGATCTATTTTCAAACCTTCCTCATGATATTTGTCAAATAGGCTTTTATTCTCTGAGTAGTTCTCACATGtagaaaaaatattacaaagcTAGAAAACACATCTAGTACATTAAGTCAGAGGAGAGAAATTTGAGTAACCTCTTCCAAAGTGAATTAGTAAAACTGGGTTAGCTTAATGTCTGCTTTTTAGGTTATAAGAAAATACAAGAGAAGGGagcctttcttttcctgaaaaaaggtttaaaagctTGTGAAAAAATTCTGTCCTCAGCTGTACTCAAATGGCTTTCTAAATGGTATTTCAGCATCTCATGAGTTAGTCAAGGTTAGGCTCTGATTAACGTCTAATCATCTTATTGCTGTTCTGGCTACACTCTTCCCTTCACATTTTTACATACACCATCCCTATGAGAGATACCACCAATCTGGGGAATCTCTTCCTGGTCATCCACGCCATGAGGAAGGGGAAATTAGAGGTTGTGGTCTTGTGGTCCTGGTGACTGCATTGTGTCTGGTGTTGATGTACTCTCACATCCTGGATAGAGCATCAGCAGGCATTGTCCCCCAACTCCGAGGATACCTTCAGGGAGGAAGGGGTGTTGCCAGGGTCCCTGCTGGGCTCCTAGTTAACCATTTAAATCCTGTAATCCTAACATTCTTCCTTTTCATGTGTTGTGCCCCACTACTAAGTTGCTTTTTCCTTGCTCTCTTTCTACTCATAGTCCTCTCCCATCCCAGATGGGCTGAGCTAATAGCTGACCCTAAAAGGAGaactggacagaaaaaaatttcCCAAATCGATCTCTGTAAAAGGCCAGAGCCATTCTCTGGAGAAAAGAGATTCCTGTTGGTTAAAGGTCTTTCTCTTGCTACTTTTCTGCCTTAGCACTTTCTGGTAactgaaattaagttttaaaaaaaccaaacaactgtgcTTTCTTTCCAGCGCCTGCTTCAGGCAGCATTACTGAAACCAGTTCTACCAACTCTCAGCAGCCAGGAGGCAGCACAGCAAAATAAAGTGGCTGGAAGAGCGTATGTCATATGCCTAACCACTGGCTCAGTTTTACCGCCTTGTTTTTCTAACCAGATGACATATATAAATTGGATATAGTTGGCAACATTTTCTGGCATCACCTGTGCAACCCAGTCCCAGAATAAAATAGCGTAATTGAGAGCAGAATGTCTGCATCGTGTGTAATTGCTTGCTGTCTTCAAAGTAGTTATTTTGGATATGTACTTTATTATATGCATTATACCTTTTGCCCTTACATTATAGCTTACTTACATTAGTATCATCCTTTCCACATTTCCTCTCAGGATGACCTTGTAAACACCATTGGAGAATCTGCTGCACTGGGTGCTTCTGGAATTGTGATCTGGGGTGATATGAATTTAACACAAAATAAGGTATGCTAGATTAAttattatattacatttttaaagagtaATAAAGTGAAAAGGATATAAAGCATTATGATTACTTACATCATATATTCTACTTTTAAAATGATGACTCCATATTGCCAGCAGTCTTCTCTAGTTAAAAACCAAGCACATTTGAGGCTTAAAAATATTGTTGTTGACTACACAGAATAAGAGTTCAATCTTTTAAAACATCAGTGTTGGCTCTGAGTAACCAGACAAGCTACCACAATAACTCTAGGCAAGTTAGCACTTGATTAGTTAATTTAAGGAAAGAATTCTTGTATCTTCATTGCATTCTGGTCATGAGGTacagaaaaaattacttctgcttgcccagaacaattttttaaagacgcttttgctttttttttttttcccctgccaagTGGTGCACTTAGCAATAATATTTAAAGCACCAGGAGGAGTCAGTCTGTGAAATTTCAGCTCTGGCCTGTTCTGTGTGTTGTAAAGTAGTATTTTGATTAATTTCATTGTAAGAAAGATCTGagtcagagggggaaaaaaaaatccaatttgttTTAGGAAGGCCAAATGCAAAGTTTGAGAAACATTCTTATAAGGATGTTCACATAAATCTTTTGAACTATCTATCTCATTCATACCCAGCAAGCTAGATACAGTAAACTACTGTATGGGAAGACTTCTGAAGTCTTCTAAGAGCAAAGAAGTGAAACTCTTCAGCACTACTGGGCCTCCTGTCACAGAAAGCACGGCACAATAAACCTCCGCAGCTCTGGAAGGGTCAAATTCCCCAAATCATCCCACTTTGACTCTTTTTTGTATGTGCCTGCCTTTGAGAAAGCGTATCAGTCACACTTGAAGATTTTTTTGCCCCAATAACAGAACATAGAGGagcaatatttttattgcttgagTTTTGAGATTTGTATGAGCAAATAGAATTTTCCACAGCCAGCAAACAGAATTTTCCACAGCCCAGTCACATTATGTATTTGTGAACTAATCACACCTTTTTTTCACAGCTGTCAGAGTCAGCAATGAAATATTACTGTGAGGCTCAGTTCTGCAATAATTGCATCAACCAAAATTTTCAGGCagggtttttatatatatacatagaggaaaaacaaaaacccaacgtATACCTCAGATTCAGTGAAGTGATCTCCATGGGTGCAGGGACTAGCTGTATCTATGTGCGGTATTAGGCCAATGCCCCAAGGAGACATAGTGtcagaaacaaaggaagagtTCGCAAAGTCTCTGGTTATTAAACTGTGCTAAGCGTACACACAATATATGCCAACTCCATGATCAATTAAAGTGATCAATTCTCTTAGCATACTTTCCACTTGACCATTCTCCCAAAATGCTTTCCATTCCAAAATGCCGTGAAAGGTTCCTACTCCTACAGCCTAGCTATTCACTTCAGGGGAAAACTGAAGAGACTTACAGAGACGAtttgatagaaaaaaatatttgttcaggctgaagaagtgagatttttttcaagattCTTTCAAACCATTCAAGACACATAAAAAAGAACTTCAATCCTCCATGTAACTTCTTTAAATGCATCTGATTCAAAATGCTACATGAAACATACAGATAAAATGAAAGCTTAAAGTCGTCTGCTTTCTGATATAAGTGCTTTTCATTAACATGTCCAGCAACCACCCAACATAAATTTGCTGTGATCCTTGAGCTACATAGCAACTTCTCAGATAAATGTGGTTCCAACAACCAGTTATAACTATTATCAAAACCCCGGGAGAAACATTCACAGACATCCACTATGGTACTGTTACTAGAACGACAGCATTTCAATGGTTTCCATACTAAACATCACAGATATGATGCTCTTTTCACAGAACACCTGTAGGACTCTGGACAACTACCTTAGGAGGACTTTGACCCCATACCTCATCAACGTCACGATGGCAGCCAGAATCTGTAGCCAAGTGTTATGCCAAGATGCTGGTGCTTGCGCACGGAAAAAATGGAATTCCAGTGACTATCTTCACTTGAACCCTGAGAATATTGTCATTCAAATGACAAAGGATGGAAAATACATGCTGCAAGGGCAACCAGCATTTCAGGATCTGCAAACGTTCATAGAAAAATTTGATTGCCACTGTTATGCAGGGCGCAGTTGTGAACCTACAGCTGATATAAATGACATCCATTACGTCCATGCTTGCATTTCAGAAGATATTTGCATTCACGTTTCCTCAAATTCACTTTCTAATATAGAAGCCTCTGAAGAAAAGCTCCTGTCCAACAGAACTGTATTTTCATTTACCTCTCAGAGTAAGGTGACATTATCTACACATCCCGAAATAGAAGATTTTCAATCTACCTTTGGAAATAATATATTCAATATAACATCTGCAGAATATAACTCTGTCACAGCTGCCACTGGATATAATTTAGAGGCAAATGACACTCGTACTTTCAGTAGTTCTTCATCCTATAAGACAAagatgtttaatttgttttgtttaattctaATTTTGAGAACCTTAATGTAAATGACCCACAAAAGTGAGAATATTCTTTTCTAAAGGTTTTATTTACACGGAAAAATCATTCCTGAAAGGTATAAAACAGCTGCAAATCTGAGGTCTTATCTGTATGAGGTAACCTTTTCTATTCCACAGGTGACACTTCAGCTTCAATGTATTTCTTCAGTTTAGTTCTATAAACTACTATTTGTGCCAAAGATATACTGGCATGTATACACTGATTTTACCATATGGAAGGATAATCCAgaataaggaatatttttttacagtttacatttttaacagttatattaaaaaaaaattgctgataaCGTTGTTTTGTATACTTCCAGTTAAGCCAGTTAAATACATCTCAAACTGGATTTCCTTGAGTCTCAGCAGTCAACAGGTTTGATGTTCTACGTAGGAATTAATTTCATTCTATATGAAAATtagctcttaaaaatatttggctTAACTTTAGATCTGTGGGGCTTTGCAGCACAAAATTTATCTGATTACTGTAAAGTTTCTTCACTTTTCACAATATCTACAGggacactgttttttcttttaattaaatttattgaTAACTCTTCAAACGGTTCTAACATTAGTGTCAATCTTGACTTTGAATATTACAGCTTTGTTACTCAAAATTTGAGCCGCAGGGGTttatccttctttctttctttcttctcttcttctcccaAGCCCTCCCTCGTATTTCGCATGTCCCCTCCCTCACTTTCAGTTGTTTTGTCTGGCCAACACTCACAACTCATCTGATCTGCTCCTGCACTCCCTATGGCACTGGCCGCCCATCCTAGTTTTTCTGTCCAGCCAGCCCTAGCAACTGGATAAGACTGTCCCTGCCATGTGGACAAAAGCCTGCAAGCGTGGAACTTCGTCTATGCCTGACTATTTCCTCAACATTCTCTTTGGTGGAAACCAGTTTGTTCCTTAGGAAGATGCAGCAGTGGAGGTTGAAAGATGCAGTGACGCTGGGAACCTGGGGCTCCCTTTCTTCACTCCCAGTGCCTGTGATCCCCAATCTCAGGACCACCTTTTTGATTCAGTCTGCTGACAGAACTAAGACTATTTGCTTAATATTATTTCATTGCCAAAAGCAATGTTAAAGTAGCAGAGATACCTCGGAAGAAAATCATTCCCGGTTTCATATCAAGAGTCCAGTTATGATTTATGTATAGTCAGTTCAAGCATTTAGAAGCAATTAACTGTAGTTCATTTGATAAAATATCCTTTCCAGATGATTATGTCAGATGCTTACTAGACAGCTGGACTTCTGGTGGGTGAAGAGTGGCTGCTGGCATGGATAAAGAAAGACTCCCTAAAGCTAGGCATGATCTGCATAAATCACCACCTCCTACAGATACAACCTGCCTCACTAATGGAAATTCCTGGGATTTCAATACAGTAGCCCTTTCTTTACAAGAAGTTAATGCCTAAATTTAGCAGAAAACACCTATTATGTCCTCTGCCTTTGAACTTACAGGTTGTCAGTCATAACAGACTTGCGGAAAAATAGGTTTAGATTTAACCTCTCTAAAGCCTAAAAGGCTTTAGATTTAACATgcagaaataatgttttatgGCTTTTGGACAACAAGTTATCAAGAGGAAGTGACAATTTTCTCATCACAGTTATGGTGTTGAGTCCACAAGTCAAAACTATTTCCGCCATCGATGTTCCAAGTagaataatgataaaaaatacatatgtagtGGACTGTCCAGCACAAAAGAAGCCAGCTGGTTTTGATTACCTCTATAAAAACATAGTTTCTTCACTGCAAGCTTTTGATCGTGGGTAAACAAAAGCCATGGTATGTCTTCTGAATAATTCCTGTACCTCAGGTCCTTCCCTTTCACACTAGACTTGTGACAACGATCAGAGAGTTTCTAAAAACCGGAAACGTCACTGGTAATGTCTTAATATATTTTGTATGACTTatgtgaagttttatttttttcaccagaaCGCTTTAACATGGTTGAAGTTTTATGTTGCCACACAGAGTTCTAGTTCAACTGCTGCACTGCTTTGTTAAATCACAAATTGGCAAAGTTTCCTGAGGTTAGGCTTGTTTGTATCTAGTGCTCCGAAAGACACCAGATGTGTGATACGAGAGCTTGCAGGTTCACAAAATTTACAAGTCTTGCCATAAATATTTTTGACTGTGAGCCAGGCAATAGCAAGCAGACGCATTTGTGATGACAAAAGTGTGAAATCACCAGAAAAGGAGgaatgaaaagttaaaaacacAGAAGAGTTGCGACAGAGCACCCAGGACCTCCCAGTGGATGCAGAGGAAGTGAACTGCAGAAGTGAAAGAGTGAAGTAACAGGGAATGCGGACAGACCAGTCTCTTACCATTTAACAGTTTTTATCTACCTGGTATTTAATACAGACAATCTATCCGCAAGGCCCACTATAAAGATAAAGGTACGCAGTAACTGATACGTTACATTAGACCTATCCACCTGATCCCACATCTTCTTTTCTTGAGAACAGCCAGGAGcagaaaagtaaaaggaagatgaaaggaaAGTAGACTATTGCAATAAACTGTCCACAGAAACGTGTATTCCAAAGCTTCCAAAGTCCCTGCCTTAAAGTTTCTTGCTTCTCTGTATTAAAATAACAACATGGGGAGAGATTTTGAGACAGACCAATAAGACCACTTTGTAGACAGCCTAGGATGTGACTAGCATCCCAAGGAGTCCAACAAAATTTGCTTTAATCCCTGCACTGCACTGGGACACCCTGTTCAGCAAAGAATCGTGTGGAAGATTTCAGACGTGTGCAACATGCACTAGCCAGCTCCCAGACACAGATTAGATTTGTACCTGTACCTATCCATCACTTTTCAATACAAACAACAAACAGCAAAGACAGTTACacaattttaaaacatattcagTTATGGAGCATCGATGATCTTTTTAAGAAGACAACTAAATTCCAGCCTTCAAGCATACACACTTAAAACTTACTTGAAAGGTTTTCACAGTGTGCTTGTGCAGGCCCCTTTGCGCTGGCAGATACTCATTCTGCCAAAGCAAAACAGCCTGCAAGATTGGGGTCTGAGATTTTAAGACAAGGTCATGAGTTTCATTTCAAAGAATAACACtgataaaaaataatgtttactgcctggttttaaaaaaattactgctttACTAAGCAGTAATTTcatcttttctgaaagaaaatttcttttttgttgttctttcttgGCAGGTTTTTGCCTGTCCTATTGAAAACCATTGTATAGGTGGCTGGGAACAGATTCAAAAAGCTTATTGGTCTAACTTCATCCCTTAACACTTTTAAATGTTTCCTGATGTGTGGCAATCCCAGACCCCTCTGTCTATTTTTTCTAGAAAGACCCCACTGAAATTTAACCCAGCATCATGGCATTTTTCTTAATGATGATAGTCAGGTAAACATACAGTATTTGAGATCAATTCTAAGTTTTTGTGTACACCAGTAAAGGATCTGGGTCTTTAGAGAACAGTTCTTTTGTTCTAAGTGTTCTGAACCTTTCGCAGCTACTTTTCTCTTTACTGTCAGTAGTACTCAGGACTACAAAATCTTCCTGCATTTGTTGTCCCCTTGTTACATATGAGAAAGTAAAGGGCAAGGAGGTAAAGGGCACCTATCAATATTAGCATCCTTAAGGGAATAACTGTGGATTTCATTATGTTCACTAATGTGTTACCACCATCATGGTGTATTGATTATAGTTCTCCGTGGCCAGTAGTAATTAGATGACATTTTTCAGTGTATGCTTATATATCCCTTAGTTTATAACTGATAAGGTATTTATTGATTAGTAATCAGACACAAACAGACAGTACGAAAATTAATGGGAGTCACTACTTCATATATTGAGCCAACATTGTTTCTGTGCATGCAATTCCAGAGCGTGATGTTCAGCCACATATATATGCAGACATCAGACAATATGCAGTCACCCTTCtctgcctttgttttcatctcagaaaatgtatttattcaacCGAACTTCaagaaactgcagaagaaatataCCATATGTTGGCAGGCTCCTTGTGGAGCACGCTGCTCCCTCAGGCTACCAGCAGGTTGAGACAAGATGATAGCTTGCCAGTGGCAAGTAATGATTTCCTGAGGCAGGGACCTAACAACTACCCTTTTAAAGGAAGGCTAAGGGCTCCCTGCAACCCCATAACGATAATATTCTTAATGTCACAACAAAGCATGAAGCACCTTACTGCTGGGACTAATAATACAGAAGCTTAGGCTCTAAGTCCTAtgtgttttttcagttttcatgctgCATATACCAAACTTAGGTATCCAAAATGCAAAGTTCTTGAGTTAAAAACCTTAATGTGCCCCACTCCGTCAGCATAACAATCCTTACAGAAATCCCTTTTCACTCCTTCCTTCACTGGAGCATGAGAGAAATTATTAAGATACATACGCTGAAGAGTCACTGACGCTCCAGCCAGCAGAGGGCATGGATGATGCACATAGACACTGGCGGGTATAATTACAATGCTTTCACTGAAAAATTCAATAGTCTTTCTATTCTCTTTAGCAAAGCAGCTGCTTGACTCTGGCCTACAAACAGAAAAGACGGCTAGTCTCTCACTAATGCAGTGCCTCATTAGCAGAAAAGATGTACGGCTTAttctacaggttttttttcccaaacatctGGTATATCAGGACAAACCTGAAAATACAGGAGTGAGACATCACCTCTTCTCATGCTCTTCTCCCTGGAGATTTCATTCAGCTGAAGGATTCTTCTCATTAAGATCTTCAGCTGTCactaaaatccatttttaaacgACAGATAATGTGATCTGAACTCTTTGGTAGTACTCCGAACTGGAGATGTGGATCCCAAACATCTCATCTCTACTCAAATATGGAAATATCTGGATACCCAGTGTTGATGCAGGTCAAGTTTTGCTGACTACGTATTTATACCATCACCACCATCGCCATCCGAAACATAAGATCCATTGTTATAATCTTTTATAGCACGAATAAGTCTCTGCAATGGAGTAAGCTGCTTTACTATCACTTCAGAGACAGAGCACTTGGAAGACTCAATACCCTAGGTGCTACTTGGCCCCGTAACACTGCTAATTTGGTCCTGAAGTGTGTAAATCTCAATAGACAAgacagaaaagtgaaatattttatcaGTGGTTAAACGTTTCCCAGAAAGTTTAAGTGGATTGTCTACAGTCACACAGGATAATGAATTGTAGCCGTCTGTGCCCCAGCTGAGGCTTTTAGCTACAAGAACAAATGCCCTCCGAGCTTGAAAAAGATATAACAGATCTTTGAACTTGGACAAACCCTCTAAGACTTTTTCATATATTATGTTTTGACCCCTTAGACACTGTAAAAGACTTCAGCCAGTGTACAACTGAATTAACGCTTTAGAATTTACCTGCCCATCCTCTGTTGGCCTTTTATAAGGATATGAccgaaatgtattttttcagaatatgttACTGTATCTGCAATATATTGTTTCTTTAAGCTTCCATCACTATGAGCTTTAAGCACTATTGCAGAATTTAAAAATTCCTGCAAAAATTCTTACAAAAATAGACTGCTCTAGAGCACCAATTTCAGTGACAACTTCAGAGACTGGCAGATGGATCCAGGCTAAGTGTTAGCTCTTTATTTATGGGGAAAACAAACCCTTCTCTAATGCTGTGTGGCAAGACTGTACGCTAAATGTCGCTTACCCAGCGCGGGCACATGATTCCTGGTGAAGCGGCATGTCCCGTCATTGCCCACTGCACAAAACCACCATCACAGTGTCTCTTGTTGAGGCAAAGAAGAATGCCAAGGGATACTCTACGAAAACTGTCTGAGAAGAACCCAAATAAAACCAGGGTAAGCCCTCGATCTGAAAGCCTGTCCCTACATGATGAACAAGAAGAGTTAATTCAAGAAGAGTTTCATGGGAAGAGTGGAGGTCTTGGGGCGTGAGAACCGCCACCACTAGAGGTGAAGGACCTACAAATTCGGTGCTGTCAGGGAGATCAAGTCCACCATCTGCCGGTGCTGCAAATGTGGCCCTCGGCCATCCCTTGTTGGGACAGCCAGCCCACGGTGGCCGACCAACGCCGGGCTGCCCCGTACTGCCACACTCCTGCCAGGGACCAGCTGTCCACCTCACACGATCCCCGCGGTGCCCGGAGCCTCCCCGCTGCTCCCTGGCCTTGCGGTCCCTCCATGCGACCGCCTCAGGCCCCGAGGCCCCGCCGGACGCCCCTCCGCCCGCAGCCCTCGCCCCGGGCCCGGCTCCGCCCGCCATTTCGTGCGGGAGCCACCTCCCCGCTGCGGACGCGGCTCCGTCACCTCACACGACGGacgcctccccgcccgcccccggccagcGCCCGGCCCTGACTCACGCTCGCCCGCCCGGTCCCCCCGCCGCTCCGAAccaccccaaacccctccccTGTCTGCAGCAAGTGGCAGCGGGAgaagggcggcggcggcgccatcACGTGAGGGCCCTGCCTGGCGCTCGGCTGCGCGCCCAGCATCGCCGCCGCCGACCCCCGGCCCCATCCCGCGCCTGGCCCTCGCCTCGCTTGGCCTGGCCTCGCCCCGCGCTCCCATGCCCAGCAGCGAGGCGGTGCCGCTAGGGCTGGGCGCCTGCCGCAGGTCGGGGGCGCTGGCCgggatgctggggctggtggcGCGGCTGCTGGAGTGGCTGCGCTCGCTGTTctggaaggaggagatggagctCACCCTGGTGGGGCTGCAGTACTCGGGCAAGACCACGCTGCTCACCGTGCTGGCGGTACGGTGCTGCGGGATGGCAGGGccgggggcagggcgggggggtgctcggggcggcggccggcgggaggCGTGGGGGGGGTCGCGGTGAGGCGTCGGCCCGGAGGTGTGGCGTGGCCGGAGGGGGCCGCCCGCCCCGAGCCGGCAGCTccgctccccttcccttcccccggcAACAAGTGCGGCTTTGCCCCCGGGGCCTGCGGGGAAACCGGCTCCTGtcctgaggagagggagggagggcggggggcggcgggcgtgAGGGAGCGCCCGCATCTTTTGCGACGTGGGGAGTGTCACAGCAAGCGCCGATGGGTGTGAAACTGATTTAAAAGGGAGACGGAAAATGTCTCCTGTGTCTTACTGCAAAGTGCGCCCGTCTCAAAGCAGATGGCTGGGCACGGGGCTCTTGCCCGTGGTTCAGAGTGGGCTTTTCACGGCCAGCATGTCCCAGAATTAGCTGGGAATATATTGTGCGTCCTCCAAGGCCACAACTCCCCTGTCGCTGAATTCTCCCCCCGCCATCGGTTGCAGCAATACTAATGCCTCCCACAATTCCGTGATGGTTCTTTCCCAGCGTTTGAGTCTGATTTTGCCTTCTCTTCCCACCCTGGTGATGGCCTCGCAGCCTTGTCCCTCTCCAACGCTGACACCTGCTGTGACGTTTTCCATTTTGTCACCATCCCAAATACATTCCTCATGTTTGTTTGCTGTGTCCTCCACCCTTCTGCATTTGGGTCCATCCCGAAGATTTACTTTCCATTGGAAGACAGAAACAAATATATAGGTTAAATATGGTTACTACTAATCATGAAGCTTAGTGCATACCCTTTTCTGCAAGGTGATCGCTGTTGTGAGGTGCATTGCAGCTTCACCTGCCACCAGATAAAGGTTTCCAGATATTCTTCAGTCCTTATCCTGTAAAGTTACTAGAACACGAATCAAAACCAGACTGGGAGGTGTATGGCCTAAAGTCAAAGAGATTGAGGCAACAATGACATGAGTATATGGTATTTGCAATTTGCTTTCATATACAATTACGGATTAAGGGAAAAGTAGGAAATGTGAATTAGTGTGAGTGAAGAAgtggagagagagacagagaacaaGGAATGGGGTAGGGAAAGAGTGCAATGAATGTATGTTTTTGGGGGACATCAGCAATCAATAAACAGAAGAGATCCGGAACTGGTATTTTAGTTAGTTAGGCACTCAGGCGGTCTTGGTAACACGGGCCTCAGCACTCCTCATGGCCACTGGAAGTGTTCATTTCCCAAGGGTGAGCTTTGccgaggaagggggaaaagacgTGACAAATTGTATTGCTTCTTGGATTGATTTCATAAGTGGAGCAAAGAAGAACACCACAATTCAGAGAGCTCAGTAACAGTAGTGTGTACTATTAGACTCTGTGCGTGTAACTGTTTGTATGCTTATACTACAGCACCTGTGGAATGGCATCATGTGTGTTTGTCTCTCTCGTGCTAATATCT contains these protein-coding regions:
- the SPAM1 gene encoding hyaluronidase PH-20 isoform X2, which gives rise to MEFFSFVGSTLKTSIGQNITLFYPDRLGYYPYKNEVTGEAFNGGLPQLSLLENHLKKAKEDIQFYIPSDEQFGLAVIDWENWRPVWIRNWGSKDIYRQESIELVQQRDLSLSEAEARNIAKMEFEAAAKSIMLESLKLGIELKPNRLWGYYLYPDCYNYDYKQNPHNYTGTCLDIEIERNNELKWLWEESTALYPSVYLETALRSSRNAQLFVRNRVQEAIRISHVSNSTHPLPVFVYTRPVFTDVYEEYLSQDDLVNTIGESAALGASGIVIWGDMNLTQNKNTCRTLDNYLRRTLTPYLINVTMAARICSQVLCQDAGACARKKWNSSDYLHLNPENIVIQMTKDGKYMLQGQPAFQDLQTFIEKFDCHCYAGRSCEPTADINDIHYVHACISEDICIHVSSNSLSNIEASEEKLLSNRTVFSFTSQSKVTLSTHPEIEDFQSTFGNNIFNITSAEYNSVTAATGYNLEANDTRTFSSSSSYKTKMFNLFCLILILRTLM
- the SPAM1 gene encoding hyaluronidase PH-20 isoform X1; the protein is METLRQIQSFGICVTCTYPIASGMVFATLLVSCCSSLKTRARPLVSNSPFLSVWNAPTELCTERTGVQLDMEFFSFVGSTLKTSIGQNITLFYPDRLGYYPYKNEVTGEAFNGGLPQLSLLENHLKKAKEDIQFYIPSDEQFGLAVIDWENWRPVWIRNWGSKDIYRQESIELVQQRDLSLSEAEARNIAKMEFEAAAKSIMLESLKLGIELKPNRLWGYYLYPDCYNYDYKQNPHNYTGTCLDIEIERNNELKWLWEESTALYPSVYLETALRSSRNAQLFVRNRVQEAIRISHVSNSTHPLPVFVYTRPVFTDVYEEYLSQDDLVNTIGESAALGASGIVIWGDMNLTQNKNTCRTLDNYLRRTLTPYLINVTMAARICSQVLCQDAGACARKKWNSSDYLHLNPENIVIQMTKDGKYMLQGQPAFQDLQTFIEKFDCHCYAGRSCEPTADINDIHYVHACISEDICIHVSSNSLSNIEASEEKLLSNRTVFSFTSQSKVTLSTHPEIEDFQSTFGNNIFNITSAEYNSVTAATGYNLEANDTRTFSSSSSYKTKMFNLFCLILILRTLM